Proteins encoded by one window of Camelus bactrianus isolate YW-2024 breed Bactrian camel chromosome 9, ASM4877302v1, whole genome shotgun sequence:
- the DBT gene encoding lipoamide acyltransferase component of branched-chain alpha-keto acid dehydrogenase complex, mitochondrial isoform X3, whose product MENNIKLSEVVGSGKDGRILKEDILNYLEKQTGAILPPSPKAEIVPPPPKSKDRTIPIPMSKPPVFTGKDRTEPVKGFHKAMVKSMSAALKIPHFGYCDEVDLTELVKLREELKPIAFARGIKLTFMPFFLKAASLGLLQFPILNASVDENCQNITYKASHNIGIAMDTEQGLIVPNVKNVQICSVFEIAAELNRLQNLGSSGQLSTSDLTGGTFTLSNIGSIGGTYAKPVILPPEVAIGALGVIKALPRFNEKGDVYKAQIMNVSWSADHRIIDGATVSRFSNLWKSYLENPAFMLLDLK is encoded by the exons ATGGAAAACAAT atcaagCTGAGTGAAGTTGTTGGCTCAGGAAAAGATGGCAGAATACTAAAAGAAGATATTCTCAACTATTTGGAAAAGCAGACAGGAGCTATATTACCTCCTTCACCAAAAGCTGAAATTGTGCCACCTCCACCGAAATCAAAAGACAGGACTATTCCTATACCCATGTCAAAGCCTCCGGTGTTCACGGGCAAAGACAGAACAGAGCCCGTGaaag GCTTTCACAAAGCAATGGTCAAGAGCATGTCCGCAGCCCTGAAGATACCCCACTTTGGGTACTGTGATGAGGTTGACCTTACTGAACTGGTTAAGCTACGAGAAGAACTCAAACCCATTGCTTTTGCTCGTGGAATTAAACTCACCTTTATGCCCTTCTTCTTAAAG GCTGCTTCCCTGGGATTACTACAGTTTCCTATCCTTAATGCATCTGTGGATGAAAACTGCCAGAACATAACGTATAAG gctTCTCATAACATTGGGATAGCAATGGATACAGAGCAGGGCTTGATTGTTCCTAACGTGAAAAACGTTCAGATCTGCTCCGTATTTGAGATTGCTGCTGAACTGAACCGCCTCCAGAACCTGGGCTCTTCGGGTCAGCTCAGCACCAGCGATCTtacaggaggaacatttactctttCTAACATTGGATCA attggtGGCACCTATGCCAAACCAGTGATATTACCACCTGAGGTGGCGATTGGAGCCCTTGGAGTGATTAAG GCCCTCCCCCGATTTAACGAGAAAGGAGACGTATATAAGGCTCAGATAATGAATGTGAGCTGGTCAGCCGACCACAGAATTATTGATGGCGCCACAGTGTCACGCTTCTCTAATTTGTGGAAATCCTACTTAGAAAACCCAGCTTTTATGCTGCTAGATCTGAAGTGA